A region from the Ctenopharyngodon idella isolate HZGC_01 chromosome 13, HZGC01, whole genome shotgun sequence genome encodes:
- the ndufaf1 gene encoding complex I intermediate-associated protein 30, mitochondrial, whose product MAVSRRAFYGVIHRRTLLFPSTLKCSAILSTRSIYERDYRRPGQPPDTRWPWQKIHFDFSKGVEGIKKHIGLLKDEFVQRWTGPEGRPLLEHMLEQTRVQWEFRGPESLDQWVVSSDQEIGGHSVAYIKLGKNNTTCFLYGTLCSAPPRDGETRYSGYCTLRSKQPLASFDRKKNYDWSSFNTLHMRIRGDGRPWMVNVSAETFFSHQRDDIYSYFLYTRGGPYWQDVKIPFSKFFLSSRGRIQDNQHVLWLDKVKSIGFTLGDKADGPFQLEIDFIGLCNDLAHTEEFAYELYKRNPEV is encoded by the exons ATGGCTGTGTCAAGGAGAGCATTTTATGGTGTCATTCACAGGCGGACACTGTTATTTCCATCCACTCTCAAATGTTCAGCTATACTGAGCACCAGGAGCATCTATGAGCGAGATTACCGCAGACCGGGTCAGCCCCCAGACACCCGTTGGCCTTGGCAAAAGATACACTTTGATTTCTCCAAAGGTGTGGAGGGTATCAAGAAGCACATTGGGTTGTTGAAGGATGAATTTGTCCAGCGCTGGACTGGACCGGAAGGAAGGCCTTTACTAGAGCACATGCTGGAACAGACTCGTGTCCAGTGGGAGTTCCGTGGGCCGGAGAGTCTCGATCAGTGGGTCGTGTCATCTGATCAGGAGATTGGGGGCCACAGTGTGGCATACATCAAACTGGGAAAGAACAACACCACATGTTTTCTGTATGGAACTTTGTGCTCCGCGCCTCCCCGTGATGGAGAGACTCGATACAGTGGATATTGCACTCTGCGCTCCAAACAACCATTG GCCTCATTTGACAGAAAAAAGAACTACGACTGGTCAAGTTTCAACACATTACATATGCGTATCCGGGGAGATGGAAGACCGTGGATGGTAAACGTGTCCGCTGAGACCTTCTTTTCTCATCAGAGAGATGACATCTACAGTTACTTCCTCTACACTAGAGGGGGACCCTACTGGCAGGATGTTAAG ATACCTTTCTCCAAGTTTTTCCTTTCCAGTCGTGGAAGAATACAGGATAACCAGCATGTCCTCTGGTTAGATAAG GTAAAGAGTATTGGTTTTACATTGGGGGACAAAGCAGACGGCCCATTTCAGCTGGAGATTGACTTCATTGGTCTGTGTAACGACCTTGCCCACACAGAGGAGTTTGCATATGAGCTTTACAAGAGAAACCCTGAGGTCTAA
- the nusap1 gene encoding nucleolar and spindle-associated protein 1 produces the protein MDLDSLKYAELQRLAKEVGMKANMKAEKLLKALKEHFSKQQQQTSENGNDAATADAHDAVPPVDEQSAYTATFVTERRGKGRTAKRKLSDSTPVTAQTEEKQAQEESRRGSKRRKVSSTKVPSSLIPPEISTKEDAVEKALESGEPNPGSEDAPTEPSVKGVGRRTVGKIPRHEGLMKRKPTLRPTTPNFKKLHEAHFKKLESIDSYVQRKNKQMEVLRNSVKELKTLSEKTLTKSVETKAQTKVPASRASLFSPEVQKKPVPERRRLTQQSASKSALKDSSTFKPTVLTTNKINVRFTQATQDNEYKRSLVKTPARMSPLVPLTSTPGRKSNVHTKPELNKSVNAINKTPGVTPFVFNGNNSVSVTPGTTKKNAFDLKASLSRPLTYKPHKGKLKPFGDAQENTALNKSQTVPSHQKNYKQHQVQTREERRVKHTEDRKQKKEKMLGARRGLVMA, from the exons ATGGATTTGGACTCGCTTAAATATGCGGAATTGCAGCGCCTCGCTAAAGAAGTTGGAATGAAAGCGAATATGAAG GCTGAAAAGCTGCTGAAAGCTTTAAAAgagcatttttcaaaacaacaacagcagacaTCGGAGAAT GGAAATGATGCAGCCACCGCCGACGCGCACGATGCTGTTCCGCCCGTGGACGAGCAAAGCGCGTACACGGCAACGTTTGTGACCGAGCGCCGAGGAAAAGGCCGCACTGCCAAGAGAAAGCTCAGTGACTCCACACCTGTCACTGCTCAG aCTGAAGAAAAGCAGGCACAAGAGGAGAGCCGAAGGGGCTCCAAGAGAAGGAAGGTGTCCTCAACCAAGGTGCCCTCCTCTCTGATTCCCCCTGAAATTTCTACTAAAGAGGATGCTGTGGAGAAAGCACTAGAATCTGGGGAACCCAATCCAGGATCCGAAGATGCTCCTACAGAGCCAAGTGTGAAAG GTGTGGGCAGAAGAACGGTGGGTAAAATCCCCCGTCATGAAGGGCTGATGAAGAGGAAACCTACTCTGCGGCCGACAACTCCTA ATTTCAAGAAACTCCATGAGGCTCATTTCAAAAAGTTGGAGTCCATCGATTCTTATGTGCAAAGGAAGAACAAACAAATGGAGGTGCTCAGGAATTCAGTCAAGGAGCTGAAG ACACTATCAGAAAAGACGCTGACGAAATCGGTCGAGACAAAGGCTCAAACA AAGGTGCCTGCTAGCCGAGCGTCTCTCTTCAGTCCTGAAGTGCAGAAGAAACCAGTGCCAGAAAGACGCAGGCTCACTCAGCAGTCTGCTAGCAAGTCTGCATTGAAGGACAGCTCCACTTTTAAGCCAACCGTCCTCACCACCAATAAAATCAATGTCAG GTTCACGCAGGCCACTCAAGATAACGAATACAAGCGTTCTCTGGTAAAGACTCCAGCTCGTATGTCTCCTCTTGTCCCTCTCACCTCCACTCCGGGAAGAAAATCTAATGTTCATACCAAACCTGAACTTAATAAAAGTGTCAACGCCATCAATAAAACACCTG gagtTACTCcatttgttttcaatgggaACAACAGCGTGTCAGTCACGCCTGGTACCACCAAGAAGAACGCATTTGATCTGAAGGCCAGTCTCTCTCGTCCACTCACCTACAAACCGCACAAAG GAAAACTGAAGCCTTTTGGAGATGCACAGGAGAATACAGCACTTAATAAATCTCAGACTGTTCCTTCACACCAGAAAAACTATAAACAGCACCAAGTTCAAACCAG AGAAGAGCGACGTGTCAAGCACACAGAAGACCGAAAACAGAAGAAAGAGAAGATGTTGGGTGCCAGACGAGGCCTGGTTATGGCCTAA